TATTCCCGGCGCGACGTTCCGCATGGGGTCGGATGACCACTATCCGGAAGAAGCGCCGGTTCATCGCGTGGCCTTCGATAGTTTTTGGATCGACGCGGCGCCGGTCACCAACCGGCAATTTGACGAATTCGTCCGCGCGACCCATCACGTCACGTTTGCCGAAATCGCGCCCGACCCGAAAGATTACCCGGGTGCGCTGCCGCATATGCTCTATGCGGGCTCGCTCGTCTTCACGCCGCCCTCGCATCGTGTCGATTTGCGCAACTGGGGTGAATGGTGGCGCTTTTTAAAGGGCGCGGATTGGAGCCGTCCCTATGGGCCGGAAAGCGATATCGATGGGCTCGACGACCATCCGGTCGTTCACATCGCCCATGTCGACGCGCTCGCTTACGCCAAATGGGCCGGCAAGGATCTGCCGACTGAGGCGGAATGGGAGTTCGCTGCCCGCGGCGGTCTCGACGGCGCGGAATACGCCTGGGGCGACGAGTTCATGCCCGGCGGAAAATATATGGCCAATACCTGGCATGGTGAATTTCCACGCGAGAACCTGAAACTCGATGGATATGACCGCACGTCTCCCGTCAAAGCATTTCCGCCCAACGGTTACGGCCTCTACGATATGATCGGTAATGTCTGGGAATGGACCAATGATTGGTTCACCCAGAAGCATCGGCCGGACGCGCAAAAGGCCTGCTGCATTCCGGAAAATCCGCGTGGAGGTCGAGCCGACGAAAGTTTCGATCCCGCGCAACCAAAAATCAAAATCCCCCGCAAGGCGATCAAGGGTGGCTCGCACCTGTGCGCGCCCAATTATTGCAGACGCTACCGCCCGGCCGCCCGACACGCGGAAGCGGTGGACACTTCAACCAGTCATCTTGGATTTCGATGCGTCTTTCGAAAAGGAGCAGCGTGATGAATTCCAGCGACGATAAGGCTGAAAAAACGCAAAAGCCAAGAGAAGGCGTAAACCGGCGCAGCGTGTTGCTATCCGGAACGGCGCTCGCTGCCGCGTCGGCGATTGCATCGGGTGCTCCGCAAGTCGCGGAGGCGCAGCAGCCTCCCGCGTCAGGTGGCAAGCAGCCGAATATACTCGTCATCATGGGAGACGACGTCGGCTGGTTCAACATCGGCGCCTATCATCAAGGCATCATGTCCGGCAAGACGCCAAACCTCGACAAACTCGCTGCAGATGGAATGCGGTTCACGGACTATTACGCAGAGGCAAGCTGCACCGCGGGTCGAGCAAATTTTATAACTGGTGAAATTCCGCTGCGTACAGGCATGACGACCGTGGGACAAGCGGGCGCCGATATCGGCATTCCGGATCAGGCCGTCACGATCGCGACCGTCCTCAAATCGATGGGTTATACGACCGGACAGTTCGGCAAAAACCATCTCGGCGACAAGAACAAATATCTGCCGACCGTGCACGGCTTTGATGAGTTTTTCGGATATCTCTATCACCTTGACGCGATGTCTGACCCCTATTGGTTCGATTACCCGCAAGAGTGGATTGACAAATACGGTCCGCGCAATCTCGTTCATTGCTTTGCAACCGATGTGGACGATCCGACAGAGATGCCGCGCTGGGGCAAAGTCGGCAAGCAGCGCATTGTCGATGAAGGTCCGCTTCCGCCGTTCCCGGATATGGGCGCCGATCATCAGAGTTGGCAAAAGGGCCGTCCTGCCAAATATGACATGGAGACTTTCGACGAAGTCCTCGTCGATCATACCAAGGGCTTCATGGACAAAGCCAAACAGGACGGAAAACCGTTCTTTATCTGGCACAACACAACGCGCATGCATGTCTTCACCTACCTGTCGGCGAAGTACAAGGCGCTGATGAATTACGACAGCAATTACAACGTCGAAGAAGCGGGCATGGCGCAGTTAGACGACAGCGTCGGCGTGATGTTGAAACATCTGGACGAAATCGGTGAGGCGGAGAATACGATCGTTATTTTCACGACCGACAACGGTGCAGAAGTCTTCACCTGGCCCGACGGCGGCATGACACCCTTCCGCGCTACGAAAGGCACCGTGTTCGAGGGTGGTTTCCGCGTTCCGGCGATCATTCGCTGGCCGGGCCGGATCAAACCCGGCTCCGTCGAGAACGGCATATTTTCCGGCCTGGATTGGCTGCCGACGCTCGCGGCGGCGGCCGGAAATTCGAATATCACCGATCAGCTTCTGCAAGGCGCCCAACTCGGCGATCGCACGTATAAGAACCATTTGGACGGCTACAATCAGATGGATTTGCTGACGGGGAAGGGCCCGTCGGCGCGTCATGAAATATTCTATTTTGGTGAGGCCCAATTGGGTGCCATCCGCGTCGACGATTTCAAGTACCAGTTTATTCAACAGCCGTACGGTTGGCCCGGCGAAAAAGTTACGACCGATATGCCGACGATCGTCAACCTTCGTCAGGATCCGTTTGAGCGAACGCCATCGCTCCGCGGCGAAACGCTTAACGAGGAGGGCGGCGGATACATGAACGATTTCCTAGCCCGCGAATTCTGGCGCTTCGTCCAGGTGCAACAGAAGGTCGGGGCGTTGGTGCAGACCGCTATTGAATTCCCGCCGATGCAGGCTCCGGCGTCCTTCAACCTTCAGGCCATCAAGGCCAAAATTGATGAAGCGATCAAGAGCCACGAAGGCCAGTAACGAACCGGCAGGTACATAGAGCGCGCGTTCGCCGGTCTCTGGCTGAGGCCATTTAAAGTTGAAGATCGGTATTGAGATCGCGTTGAACGGAGCAATCCCATGCGTTCAGATGATACTGGAATCAAAGGCGCCGGCAGAGACGGAATAAACCGTCGCAACGTCTTGCTGTCCGGAACGGCGCTCGCCGCTGTATCCGCCGTGGCGTCAGCTACGCCGCAGGTCGCGCGGGGACGAGAGACTCAGCCGCCCGCAGCAACAGACAAAAAGCCGAACATCCTCGTCATCTTCGGTGACGATATCGGCCAATCCGACATTAGCGCCTATACGTTCGGATTGATGGGCTATCGCACGCCGAACATCGACCGTATCGCCAAAGAAGGCTTGATGTTCACCGACTATTATGCCGAGCAGAGCTGCACGGCCGGCCGCTCGTCCTTCATCACCGGACAATCGGTGATCCGCACGGGCCTATCGAAGGTCGGCATTCCTGGTGCGACGGTCGGATTGCAGCCCGAAGACATCACGATCGCCGAAGCGTTGAAGCCCCTTGGTTATGCAACCGGGCAGTTCGGCAAGAATCATCTCGGCGATCGCAACGAATTTCTGCCGACCGTGCATGGCTTCGATGAATTCTTCGGAAATCTCTATCATCTGAACGCCGAAGAAGAGCCGGAAGATCCCGACTATCCAAAAGATCCGGCTTTTCGCGCCAAATTCGGGCCGCGCGGCGTCCTGAAGTGCAAGGCCAGCGAAACGGACGATCCGACCGTCGATCCGCGTTTCGGCCGCGTCGGCAAGCAGACGATCGAAGACACCGGGGCGTTGACGCGCAAACGGATGGAGACGATCGACGACGAAACCACGGGCGCTGCGATCGACTTCATCCAACGACAGGTCGAAGCTGGAAAGCCATTCTTCTGCTGGATGAACACGACGCGTATGCATGTCTTCACGCACGTGCGCGCCTCAATGCGCGGGCAAAGCGGCATGCCGGATAATGATTATGCCGACGGCATGATCGAACACGACGGCGATGTCGGAAAATTACTCAAGGGCCTCGACGACCTTGGCATCACCGACGATACGATCGTCCTTTACACGACGGACAATGGCCCACACATGAATTCCTGGCCGGACGCCGCGATGACGCCGTTCCGGAGTGAGAAGAACACGAACTGGGAAGGTGCGTATCGCGTGCCGGCGATGATCCGCTGGCCTGGCCATATCAAGCCCGGAAGCATTGCAAACGACATTTTCGGGAGCCACGACTGGTTTCTGACTTTTTTGACGGCGGCCGGAGATGCGGGCGTGAAAGACCGTCTTCTCAAAGGCTGGACGATCGGCGATCATACCTACAAGGTACATATCGACGGGTACGATCAGCTTGCCTACCTCACCGGTGAAGAGCCTCATTCGGCCAGAAGGGGATTCATCTATTTCAACGACGACGGCCAGCTCGTTGCGATCCGTTTCGATAATTGGAAGCTCGTGTTCTTCGAACAGAAAACGCCGGGAACGCTTGATATCTGGGGGGAGCCGTTCACGGCGCGGCGTTTACCTTTGTATTTCAATCTTCGCATGGATCCTTATGAGCGTGCACAGATAACGTCCAACTCCTACTACGACTGGACCGCGCACAAGGTCTATCTCCTCTATGGCGCCCAAGCCATAGCCGGCGCATTTGTGCAATCCCTTCAGGAATATCCGCCGCGTCAGACCCCGCAAAGCTTCAATCTCGATCAGATCATGAATAAGTTGAAGCAACCGACGGATGATTGATATCGAGCACTGGGAGCCAGCCGACAAACTTGGCTGACCTAGCCTGCGGATACGACCGAGCGAGCGTGGCACCGGTTGGGAGGAAATGATGAGCAAGCGTCTCGTAACTGCTCTCCTCGCATTCGGCATCGCGGCGTTGGCGTTGAATAGCGCGGCCGCGCAGTCGATTACGCCAGGCGAAGCGCGTGCCATCGCGAAGGAGGCCTATATCTATGGCTTCCCGCTCGTTGACAGCTATCGCATTCAATATTCGTATTTCGTGGATCATGACAGCGTGGAGTTCAAAGCTCCTTGGAACACGCTCAGCAATACGGCACGCGTCTTTACTCCTGACGACAGAGCCGTCCAGACACCTAATTCGGATACACCGTATTCATTCGTCGGCGCCGATCTGCGAGCCGAGCCGCTGGTCTTTACCGTGCCCGCGATCGACAAGGACCGTTATTACTCCCTCCAATTCATCGACATGTACACGTTCAACTTTGCCTATGTCGGCAGCCGCGCGACGGGCAACGAGGCGGGGCGTTATCTGCTCGTAGGTCCGAATTGGGAAGGCAAGATACCGGATGGCGTGAAGTCGGTGATCCGTTCCGAGACGGATTTTGCGATGATTCTCTATCGCACGCAGCTTTTCAGTCCGAGCGATATCGGCAATGTCAAAAAGATCCAGGCCGGTTACAAAGTCCAAACCTTGTCACAATATCTTGGAACGTCCGCGCCTAAGGCCCCGCCCGTCGATTTCCCGATGCCGCTCTCGCCCGAGCAGGAACGTTCCTTGCCGGAATTCTTCGATATCCTGAATTTCGTGCTTCAGTTTTGCCCGACCAATCCCCCTGAGCGTGATCTTATGGCGCGCTTCGCGAAGATCGGCATTGGGCGCGGCAAAACCTTCCAAGTAGAAAAAGCGGCGCCCGAGATACGAAAGGCCCTTGAAGATGGCATAGCCGACGCATGGAAGGCATTCGGAGAATATAAGACAGAGGAGATTGATACCGGAAAATTCACCAGCGCCGACGGCTTTGGCACGCGCGCGTTCCTAAACGGCAATTACATGGCTCGGATGGCTTCGGCCATCTTGGGAATTTATGGGAATTCGAAAGAGGAGGCGATTTATCCGATCTATTTTGTCGATTCCGGCATGCAAAAACTCAGCGGCTCTCATCGCTACACCTTACGCTTCGCGGCGGGGCATCTGCCGCCGGTCCATGCATTCTGGTCGCTCACGCTCTATGAATTGCCGGCAAGCCTGCTCTACGCCAATGCGCTCAATCGCTACCTGATCAATTCGCCGATGTTGCCTGAACTTCAGCGGGACGCTGATGGCGGCATCACGTTCTACATTCAGCACGAGTCGCCTGGCAAACCCTCGGAAGCCAATTGGTTGCCCGCGCCAAGCGGACCATTTTTCGTGGTGATGCGTCTTTACTGGCCCAAAGAAGAAGCTTTGAACGGCACCTGGAAGGCGCCGCCCCTGCTGCGTGCAAACGCGCAGCCGGTTTCGTCGCCATCGTCGGCCGATGCCGTGCCCGTCACCGCCGATAATTTCGTTCGCGCGGAATCCGACACTTATTTATCCGCCCTGGTCAAAGAAGGCGGTCTCGGGAAGTTCTTTCACCGCCGGGAGCCGGCATCTATCAATAGCCAGACCGTGATCCGCCTCAATCGCGATACGCTTTACTCGTCGGCGGTGTTCGATCTCGATGCCGGGCCGGTGACGATCATTCTGCCGGATGCGGGCAAGCGTTTCATGTCGATGCAGGTGATCAACGAGGATCAATATACATACGGGGTCTTTTACGGCGCCGGCGCTCATACCCTGACAAAAGATCAGATTGGCACGCGCTATGTCGTGGTGGCCCTGCGTACGCTTGTCGATCCGGCGAACGCGAAGGACATTGAGGATGTCCACGCCCTGCAGGACGCAATAAAGGTGGACCAAATCAGTTCGGGTACTTTTGAAATTCCACATTGGGATCGCGTCAGTCAGAAAAAGGTGCGCCAAGCCCTCCTTGTCCTGGGTTCGACACTTCCTGATTCGAAGGGAATGTTTGGCGCGAAGGGCGACGTCGATCCCGTGCGGCGGCTCATCGGCGCCGCCACGGCATGGGGCGGAAACCCCGAGAAGGAAGCAACTTATCTTACCGTCACGCCCGACAAGAACGACGGCACGACCATCTACAAGCTCAACGTGAAAGATGTTCCCGTCGATGGTTTCTGGTCGATCAGCGTTTACAACGCCGCAGGCTATTACGAGCCCAACCCGTATAATTCCTATTCGCTGAACGACATCACCGCGAAGAAAAGCGACGACGGTTCGGTCGCAATTCAATTCGGCCGATGTGACGGCAAAATTCCAAATTGCCTGCCCATCATGAAGGGCTGGAATTATCTTGTGCGGCTCTATCGTCCACGCGCGGAAATCCTGGACGGCAGTTGGATGTTTCCGGCGGCCGAGGCCGTACAATGAAAATGATGCTTCAGAAATTTGTCTGATCAGGCTTGAGGGCGGTTTCACGACGGCTTTGGCGCCTCGATAGCCCTAAAGGCGCTGTTCCGCCTCGAGCCAATTCCCACCCGCGCTCGTCCTGTCGGCGTCAAGCGCCTGCGGGCATCGGTCGAGCCAAGACGAGTTACGCGATCAGGGCGATTGGCTAAATCCGATAACGTGTTGGTTTGGGGCTGACAGATGGCGCGTAGCGCAAGCGCGCGCCGAGATGGTGCTCAGTCGCCAACGGCGATCATCACATCGGAGGCTTTAATCAGGGCGTGAACTTTCACGCCTTTCTTAAGTCCCAGGTCTTCGACCGCTTCATTCGTGATCGACGCGGTCAAGATCGAGCCGCCGGCGATTTCGACGCGCACATGCGCGGTGGTCGCGCCTTCCTTGACCTCGACTATAGTGCCGGGGATGAAATTACGTCCGGAGATTTTCATAATGTCGCTCCTTTGGTGTGAACGCGAAAATAGTGCACCGCGAAATATTTGCGAAGCTCAGGCACGGCGCATTTTTGGTGGCAGCTATGCAACAGCGGATTGAAAAATAGGCTTACCACAAGCCTCGTGCGGCATTTGCGCTTTTTGTGTGCTCTGGATTTGTGCCTATCCTGATGTTGCGGCGGTTGGGGCACCACCAATGGAGGTGGAGCATGATAGACCCGAAAGCAAATATGTCCGTTCTTCTGACATTGCAGGAGGTTGCGACCTCAGCAGCAGAAGCGGCTGAAGCACAGCGAGAGCGTTTTTCGCATTTGTTCAGTAATTGGATTGCACCGCGGGATTCGCGCGTGCGAGTCACGCTTGTCGCGCTCGAAGACAGGCGCATGGCGGCCCGGCGCAAGATTCTGGACGAACTCTCGCGGTTAGATCGTTTCCATTGAGCCCGGGCGAAGCCTGAGGCTCGTAAGATCGGAGCGTTCTAGTGTCCCGAAGTAACCCGGCAGATTATTGCTGTTCGGGATAATCAGACTCCTATATCTCGGCCGCCACTCCTCCCCGGCCGAGATTTTTTTGCCTTCGCCGAAGAGATTTTCGCAATTGCGAAGATGGCGCGCGAAAGCCCGCTTGGTTTAGCGACGCCCATGCTCTAGATCGGATCGCAGCATCTATTTTCGTCAGCGAGACCGATGAGCGCGCAAGAAAAATCTTTGTTCATGACCTTTCTGATGACGCCGGATATGGCCAATTTCTCCGGTCATGTGCACGGCGGCGCCATCCTCAAAATTCTCGATCAGGTCGCCTACGCCTGCGCCGCCCGCTATAGCAAAAGCTATGTCGTCACAGCCTCGCTCGATCAGGTGATTTTCCGCGAACCGATCCAGGTCGGCGAACTTGTGACCTTCAAAGCGAACGTCAATTATGTCGGCCGCAGCTCGATCGAGGTCGGTATCAAGGTCATTGCCGAAAATCTGACGACGCAGGAATCGCG
This Methylovirgula sp. DNA region includes the following protein-coding sequences:
- a CDS encoding formylglycine-generating enzyme family protein produces the protein MKISEPAYQSIEDETAPADMVFIPGATFRMGSDDHYPEEAPVHRVAFDSFWIDAAPVTNRQFDEFVRATHHVTFAEIAPDPKDYPGALPHMLYAGSLVFTPPSHRVDLRNWGEWWRFLKGADWSRPYGPESDIDGLDDHPVVHIAHVDALAYAKWAGKDLPTEAEWEFAARGGLDGAEYAWGDEFMPGGKYMANTWHGEFPRENLKLDGYDRTSPVKAFPPNGYGLYDMIGNVWEWTNDWFTQKHRPDAQKACCIPENPRGGRADESFDPAQPKIKIPRKAIKGGSHLCAPNYCRRYRPAARHAEAVDTSTSHLGFRCVFRKGAA
- a CDS encoding arylsulfatase, which codes for MNSSDDKAEKTQKPREGVNRRSVLLSGTALAAASAIASGAPQVAEAQQPPASGGKQPNILVIMGDDVGWFNIGAYHQGIMSGKTPNLDKLAADGMRFTDYYAEASCTAGRANFITGEIPLRTGMTTVGQAGADIGIPDQAVTIATVLKSMGYTTGQFGKNHLGDKNKYLPTVHGFDEFFGYLYHLDAMSDPYWFDYPQEWIDKYGPRNLVHCFATDVDDPTEMPRWGKVGKQRIVDEGPLPPFPDMGADHQSWQKGRPAKYDMETFDEVLVDHTKGFMDKAKQDGKPFFIWHNTTRMHVFTYLSAKYKALMNYDSNYNVEEAGMAQLDDSVGVMLKHLDEIGEAENTIVIFTTDNGAEVFTWPDGGMTPFRATKGTVFEGGFRVPAIIRWPGRIKPGSVENGIFSGLDWLPTLAAAAGNSNITDQLLQGAQLGDRTYKNHLDGYNQMDLLTGKGPSARHEIFYFGEAQLGAIRVDDFKYQFIQQPYGWPGEKVTTDMPTIVNLRQDPFERTPSLRGETLNEEGGGYMNDFLAREFWRFVQVQQKVGALVQTAIEFPPMQAPASFNLQAIKAKIDEAIKSHEGQ
- a CDS encoding arylsulfatase: MRSDDTGIKGAGRDGINRRNVLLSGTALAAVSAVASATPQVARGRETQPPAATDKKPNILVIFGDDIGQSDISAYTFGLMGYRTPNIDRIAKEGLMFTDYYAEQSCTAGRSSFITGQSVIRTGLSKVGIPGATVGLQPEDITIAEALKPLGYATGQFGKNHLGDRNEFLPTVHGFDEFFGNLYHLNAEEEPEDPDYPKDPAFRAKFGPRGVLKCKASETDDPTVDPRFGRVGKQTIEDTGALTRKRMETIDDETTGAAIDFIQRQVEAGKPFFCWMNTTRMHVFTHVRASMRGQSGMPDNDYADGMIEHDGDVGKLLKGLDDLGITDDTIVLYTTDNGPHMNSWPDAAMTPFRSEKNTNWEGAYRVPAMIRWPGHIKPGSIANDIFGSHDWFLTFLTAAGDAGVKDRLLKGWTIGDHTYKVHIDGYDQLAYLTGEEPHSARRGFIYFNDDGQLVAIRFDNWKLVFFEQKTPGTLDIWGEPFTARRLPLYFNLRMDPYERAQITSNSYYDWTAHKVYLLYGAQAIAGAFVQSLQEYPPRQTPQSFNLDQIMNKLKQPTDD
- a CDS encoding DUF1254 domain-containing protein, producing MPVTADNFVRAESDTYLSALVKEGGLGKFFHRREPASINSQTVIRLNRDTLYSSAVFDLDAGPVTIILPDAGKRFMSMQVINEDQYTYGVFYGAGAHTLTKDQIGTRYVVVALRTLVDPANAKDIEDVHALQDAIKVDQISSGTFEIPHWDRVSQKKVRQALLVLGSTLPDSKGMFGAKGDVDPVRRLIGAATAWGGNPEKEATYLTVTPDKNDGTTIYKLNVKDVPVDGFWSISVYNAAGYYEPNPYNSYSLNDITAKKSDDGSVAIQFGRCDGKIPNCLPIMKGWNYLVRLYRPRAEILDGSWMFPAAEAVQ
- a CDS encoding molybdopterin-binding protein, coding for MKISGRNFIPGTIVEVKEGATTAHVRVEIAGGSILTASITNEAVEDLGLKKGVKVHALIKASDVMIAVGD
- a CDS encoding acyl-CoA thioesterase — protein: MSAQEKSLFMTFLMTPDMANFSGHVHGGAILKILDQVAYACAARYSKSYVVTASLDQVIFREPIQVGELVTFKANVNYVGRSSIEVGIKVIAENLTTQESRHAISCYFTMVARGTDGQAREVPPLILETELDRRLFEAGKMRKEMREEIIERNRKLHVGMPD